One genomic window of Gracilinema caldarium DSM 7334 includes the following:
- a CDS encoding GGDEF domain-containing protein — MQDTDEFLKNPKVLSQYNQLQELGVFHYIDILKKDIRNYEAIINAAKTILNSKTIDEILESTVKEISDRFLPSFLIFLWRPSSNHKDLVIRGYQNFKTFETPLQLEDLSPFESFFKQYSQPISFDLLEYQLNNPSVTEPMKQQKPDLVIPILGPSGLYGLILIGPKLLEEQYALHELSFLDKLMSFTSLAIQNYIHYQYSVRDGKTGLYNHGFFIVRLKDEMARSNRLHQPFALIIMDVDKFKHFNDTYGHLAGDAVLEHLAGVIQKNLRSQDIPSRFGGEEFTILLPETNRASAWIVAERLRTAVASLNIPWEQNLPQVTISLGVAIYDGSEQLDSDALIQRADQALYQSKQRGRNRTTVWGSGLLHKTQQMRSSRIGE, encoded by the coding sequence ATGCAGGATACGGATGAATTCCTGAAAAATCCCAAAGTATTAAGTCAATACAATCAGCTTCAGGAACTGGGTGTATTTCATTATATAGATATACTTAAAAAGGACATTCGTAATTATGAGGCAATTATCAATGCGGCAAAAACAATTCTAAATAGCAAAACCATAGATGAAATTTTAGAAAGTACAGTAAAAGAAATATCTGATCGTTTTTTACCATCTTTCCTCATCTTCCTCTGGAGACCATCTAGCAACCACAAGGATTTGGTCATCCGGGGGTATCAAAATTTTAAGACCTTTGAAACACCTTTACAACTAGAAGATTTATCACCCTTTGAAAGCTTTTTTAAACAATATTCCCAGCCAATTAGTTTTGATTTGTTGGAATACCAACTCAACAATCCATCGGTTACTGAGCCAATGAAACAACAAAAACCTGATCTTGTAATCCCAATCTTAGGGCCATCAGGTCTATATGGACTCATTCTTATTGGCCCTAAACTACTTGAAGAACAGTACGCACTTCATGAATTATCCTTTTTAGATAAACTTATGTCCTTTACCAGCCTGGCTATACAAAATTATATTCATTATCAATATTCAGTTCGAGATGGGAAAACAGGTCTGTACAATCATGGATTCTTTATAGTTCGACTAAAAGATGAAATGGCACGCTCGAACCGGCTTCACCAACCCTTTGCACTTATCATTATGGATGTAGATAAATTCAAACATTTTAATGATACCTATGGACATCTTGCAGGTGATGCTGTTTTGGAACATCTTGCGGGTGTTATTCAAAAGAACCTAAGAAGCCAAGATATTCCATCTCGTTTTGGTGGTGAGGAATTTACCATTTTACTTCCAGAAACGAATCGCGCGTCGGCATGGATTGTTGCTGAGCGGCTTCGAACGGCAGTAGCCTCATTGAACATCCCATGGGAACAAAATCTACCACAGGTTACCATTAGCCTTGGTGTTGCTATTTATGACGGTTCAGAACAATTGGATTCAGATGCACTAATACAACGGGCAGATCAAGCTCTATATCAATCAAAACAACGAGGACGAAACAGAACTACCGTTTGGGGATCTGGACTTTTGCACAAAACTCAACAAATGAGATCAAGCCGTATAGGTGAATAA
- a CDS encoding SpoIIE family protein phosphatase has protein sequence MKTLEAKGTLLSQINPQKRYSNSILTIANYLWYVSESAKVLELTDELLLFPEVSVFAVIDKNGKYLGLVERDELFTLVGKPFGREVLQRSLIKELMQSINPFDARLHFLTVAQYLHQMDEGTSSKTDDGIPRDKITRFFPLVNEYGQFQGIFSRYDLHEYLATITRNDIELAGTIQDRLLSNKFLQKDTYSIIGWSRSAKGVGGDFYYVQEIYKEMLFATLCDVSGKGVSASLIVSMLWGMLKTYDFRRGLRDLIVTINKAIVSTFHMEKYLTGFFMFFDQEHSKLLCADMGHSHVYLIRNNDIRALKGRLLNLPIGIDLEIAPSLMGITLQKGDRLFIYTDGITEQVNGSGEEFGEERLKTFLRTLPANEQQITNVLIEQIDQFREGVPQQDDMSFLLFTYTA, from the coding sequence ATGAAAACTTTAGAAGCCAAGGGAACCTTGCTTTCCCAAATAAATCCACAGAAACGGTACTCCAACTCGATTCTCACCATAGCAAATTATCTGTGGTATGTATCGGAATCGGCCAAGGTGCTTGAATTGACCGATGAATTATTATTGTTTCCTGAAGTTTCCGTTTTTGCAGTAATTGATAAAAATGGCAAATATCTGGGTTTGGTTGAACGGGATGAACTTTTTACTTTAGTGGGGAAACCCTTTGGAAGAGAGGTGCTTCAACGAAGCCTAATTAAAGAATTGATGCAATCAATTAACCCCTTCGATGCAAGATTGCACTTTCTTACTGTGGCGCAATATTTGCATCAAATGGATGAAGGAACTTCCTCTAAAACAGACGATGGAATCCCAAGAGATAAGATCACCCGGTTTTTTCCACTCGTAAATGAATATGGACAATTTCAAGGGATTTTTTCTCGTTATGATCTGCATGAGTATCTAGCTACAATTACGAGAAATGATATTGAACTAGCTGGTACCATTCAGGATCGGCTCTTATCGAATAAGTTTTTACAAAAAGATACTTATTCAATTATCGGCTGGTCCCGTTCTGCAAAAGGTGTTGGCGGTGATTTTTATTATGTTCAAGAAATTTATAAAGAGATGCTATTTGCGACCCTCTGTGATGTTTCCGGAAAAGGAGTGTCTGCTTCATTAATAGTATCAATGCTTTGGGGGATGTTAAAAACCTACGATTTTAGACGGGGCTTACGCGATCTTATCGTTACAATCAATAAAGCAATTGTATCAACATTCCATATGGAAAAATACCTTACTGGATTTTTTATGTTCTTTGATCAAGAGCATTCAAAACTGCTATGTGCAGATATGGGCCATTCTCATGTCTATTTAATTCGTAATAATGATATAAGAGCTTTAAAGGGGCGTCTGCTAAACCTTCCTATAGGTATAGATTTGGAGATTGCTCCTTCGCTTATGGGAATCACTTTACAAAAGGGAGATCGTCTTTTTATTTATACCGATGGTATAACAGAACAAGTTAATGGATCTGGCGAAGAATTTGGAGAAGAACGATTAAAGACCTTTTTACGTACCTTGCCAGCTAATGAACAACAGATAACCAACGTACTGATCGAACAGATTGATCAATTTAGGGAAGGCGTCCCTCAGCAGGATGATATGTCGTTTCTTTTATTCACCTATACGGCTTGA